One Rhineura floridana isolate rRhiFlo1 chromosome 14, rRhiFlo1.hap2, whole genome shotgun sequence genomic region harbors:
- the LOC133369990 gene encoding F-actin-capping protein subunit alpha-1-like gives MSKEQLPGDHTLHKPEKAQAVSRLLKQAPPGEFNEAFSDLRMLMDDDTMMSEEVASLCAVHNKDHFTPVKTKECEVLLTRHNELEENRFLDPQNRVSFKYDHLRRVPSNFQDHPEEDKKGELWRRALHEALKAYVSNHYPKGLCSVFIKDTAVRKIFVACIESHLYKPSAFWNGLWKSEWTFALAPASTSTEVSGVIMVQAHYFEDGNTHLTVNKDVEETLLVTDETQTAEDFVKLVEKMESEIQCGLMEEYQHMNGTYLKYFRRQLPITHTSLDWEKVVMAKIVTARATQ, from the coding sequence ATGTCGAAGGAGCAATTGCCTGGAGACCATACCCTACACAAGCCTGAGAAAGCTCAGGCGGTGAGCCGGCTCTTGAAGCAAGCCCCGCCTGGAGAGTTCAATGAGGCCTTCAGTGACTTGCGCATGCTAATGGATGACGACACCATGATGTCCGAGGAGGTGGCCAGTCTTTGTGCTGTACACAACAAGGACCATTTTACTCCGGTCAAAACCAAAGAGTGTGAGGTGTTGCTGACCCGTCACAACGAGCTGGAGGAGAATCGTTTCCTGGACCCTCAGAACCGAGTCTCCTTCAAGTATGATCACCTGAGGAGAGTGCCGAGCAATTTCCAGGATCACcctgaggaggacaagaaaggtgaactGTGGAGGAGAGCACTTCATGAGGCCCTGAAGGCCTATGTCAGCAACCACTACCCTAAGGGGCTTTGCAGTGTCTTCATTAAGGACACTGCTGTCCGGAAGATCTTTGTGGCTTGCATCGAGAGCCACCTGTACAAGCCTTCAGCTTTCTGGAACGGCCTGTGGAAGTCAGAATGGACTTTTGCTTTGGCTCCGGCCTCCACTTCCACCGAGGTGTCCGGGGTCATCATGGTCCAAGCACACTACTTTGAGGATGGAAACACACACCTGACAGTCAACAAGGATGTCGAGGAGACTCTGCTGGTCACCGATGAGACCCAGACAGCAGAAGACTTTGTGAAGCTGGTGGAGAAGATGGAAAGTGAGATCCAGTGCGGGTTGATGGAAGAGTATCAGCACATGAATGGCACATACCTGAAGTACTTTCGGAGGCAGCTGCCCATCACCCACACCAGTCTTGACTGGGAGAAGGTTGTCATGGCCAAAATCGTGACTGCTCGTGCTACCCAGTGA